The following proteins come from a genomic window of Streptomyces liliiviolaceus:
- a CDS encoding acyltransferase family protein produces MRKGALATAAERIDAATPARRDRGVDALRALAILGVVLGHWLVTALVADGGTLHTSSPLAPMPWLAPVSWAFQTLAVFFLVGGHLATRSYASARARGTTYGRWLGTRLTRLFKPVAAVLGLWAVAVVGLLLTGADMGTVHALLKLALSPLWFLLVLAGLTALTPLVTRVNPLWPLAVVLHVDLVRFGFGGPPWLGWVNVAAGWLVPFTLGAAWTRGELTRRSGWVLLTLGAATTAALVAWGGYPASMVGVPGARISNLDPPTLAAVVFGTAQCGLALLLREPLRRAMRRPVLWAGVAFVNLSAMTVFLWHQTALMSVTATGLLMGRLPGLHTRPDDVTWVAFRLAWLPVFALALAVCRAAFHSCEQGHRRAGPAHRPSRVVRTHRRAAGGKEARRA; encoded by the coding sequence GTGCGTAAGGGTGCCCTCGCCACGGCCGCCGAACGGATCGACGCGGCGACCCCCGCCCGCCGGGACCGCGGCGTCGACGCCCTGCGCGCCCTCGCGATACTCGGCGTCGTGCTGGGCCACTGGCTCGTCACCGCCCTGGTGGCCGACGGCGGCACCCTCCACACGTCGAGCCCCCTCGCCCCCATGCCATGGCTCGCCCCCGTCTCGTGGGCCTTCCAGACGCTGGCCGTGTTCTTCCTGGTGGGCGGCCACCTGGCGACCAGGAGCTACGCGTCGGCACGGGCGCGCGGCACGACGTACGGACGATGGCTGGGTACGCGACTCACGCGCCTCTTCAAACCGGTGGCCGCCGTGCTCGGCCTGTGGGCGGTGGCCGTGGTCGGACTGCTCCTGACGGGCGCGGACATGGGCACCGTCCACGCCCTGCTGAAGCTGGCCCTGTCACCGCTGTGGTTCCTGCTGGTCCTCGCCGGGCTGACGGCGCTGACCCCGCTGGTGACCCGGGTCAACCCGCTGTGGCCGCTGGCCGTCGTCCTCCATGTGGACCTCGTCCGGTTCGGCTTCGGCGGCCCGCCCTGGCTGGGCTGGGTGAACGTGGCGGCGGGCTGGCTGGTGCCGTTCACCCTGGGCGCGGCCTGGACCCGGGGCGAACTGACCCGGCGCTCGGGCTGGGTGCTGCTCACGCTCGGCGCGGCGACGACCGCGGCGCTGGTCGCGTGGGGCGGCTATCCGGCGTCGATGGTCGGCGTCCCCGGCGCCAGGATCTCCAACCTCGACCCGCCGACCCTGGCCGCCGTCGTCTTCGGCACGGCCCAGTGCGGTCTCGCCCTGCTCCTGCGGGAGCCGCTGCGGCGGGCGATGCGGCGGCCCGTGCTCTGGGCGGGCGTGGCGTTCGTCAACCTCTCCGCGATGACGGTCTTCCTGTGGCACCAGACGGCCCTGATGTCGGTCACCGCGACCGGCCTCCTCATGGGCCGTCTCCCCGGCCTGCACACCCGGCCCGACGACGTCACCTGGGTGGCGTTCCGGCTGGCCTGGCTCCCGGTCTTCGCCCTGGCGCTCGCGGTCTGTCGGGCCGCCTTCCACTCCTGCGAACAGGGTCACCGACGTGCCGGGCCCGCCCACCGGCCGTCACGTGTCGTCCGTACTCACCGCCGCGCAGCGGGAGGGAAGGAGGCCCGCCGTGCCTAG
- a CDS encoding histidine kinase, with amino-acid sequence MGFLAGFLGAVRTGLWDGAPAPLLPLSRPRRLRWLPHVVVSVIALGVALTGTDAMSNGYRLGVELGVLAGFAQGVALVLALWRPVPAWWLSLAGTVVAAVMARAHLVGTAPPGPNWPWSVPAITAHVLVLFFLSLRMSTYVAIGALALTGLTTFFVEGVVGGGPYTATGVTSVTVFVVAVLLGTALRGSREARTQLVEQESLTAEERSRRTLLEERSRIARELHDVVAHHMSVISIQAQVAPHLVENPSDELRENLDGIRQNALEALTELRRVLGVLRSENPGDPYGLGAPGTGAAPHAPQPTLDRLEALVENTRAAGLTVTTEIDGEVLPLAPGVELSAYRIVQEALSNALRHAPGSMVRVELTHFPRGLQIRVVNSAPRRPAPPSPGAGHGLLGMRERAVMLGGTLMAMETSCGGFTVAAFLPRAGTDASEGLPHGNGNGNGSGNANGTRTGRPPGPKNRTGDTS; translated from the coding sequence CTGGGCTTCCTGGCCGGCTTCCTCGGTGCCGTCCGCACAGGCCTCTGGGACGGCGCCCCCGCCCCGCTGCTGCCACTGTCCCGCCCTCGCAGGCTCCGTTGGCTGCCGCACGTGGTCGTCTCCGTCATCGCCCTCGGCGTCGCACTCACCGGCACCGATGCCATGAGCAACGGCTACCGGCTGGGCGTGGAGCTGGGAGTGCTGGCCGGATTCGCCCAGGGCGTGGCGCTCGTACTCGCCCTGTGGCGGCCCGTCCCGGCCTGGTGGCTGTCGCTCGCCGGGACCGTCGTGGCCGCGGTGATGGCGCGGGCGCACCTGGTGGGCACCGCGCCGCCGGGCCCCAACTGGCCCTGGAGCGTGCCCGCGATCACCGCGCACGTGCTCGTCCTGTTCTTCCTCTCGCTGCGGATGTCCACCTACGTGGCGATAGGGGCGCTGGCCCTGACAGGGCTGACGACGTTCTTCGTCGAGGGGGTCGTCGGAGGCGGGCCGTACACCGCGACGGGTGTCACCTCGGTCACCGTCTTCGTGGTCGCCGTCCTCCTCGGCACCGCCCTGCGCGGCAGCCGGGAGGCCCGCACCCAGCTCGTGGAGCAGGAGTCCCTGACGGCCGAGGAGCGTTCCCGGCGCACGCTTCTGGAGGAGCGCAGCCGTATAGCCCGCGAGCTGCACGACGTGGTCGCCCACCACATGTCGGTCATCTCCATCCAGGCCCAGGTCGCCCCGCACCTGGTGGAGAACCCCTCCGACGAACTGAGGGAGAACCTCGACGGCATCCGGCAGAACGCCCTGGAGGCGCTCACCGAACTGCGCAGGGTCCTCGGAGTGCTGCGTTCGGAGAACCCCGGCGACCCGTACGGGCTCGGCGCACCCGGCACCGGCGCCGCCCCCCACGCCCCGCAGCCCACTCTCGACCGCCTCGAAGCCCTGGTCGAGAACACCCGCGCCGCCGGGCTGACGGTGACCACGGAGATCGACGGCGAGGTGCTTCCGCTGGCGCCCGGCGTGGAGCTGTCCGCGTACCGGATCGTCCAGGAGGCGCTGAGCAACGCGCTGCGGCACGCGCCGGGTTCCATGGTGCGGGTGGAGCTCACGCACTTTCCGCGCGGTCTGCAGATCCGGGTCGTCAACTCCGCGCCGAGGAGGCCCGCCCCGCCCTCGCCGGGCGCGGGACACGGTCTGCTGGGGATGCGGGAGCGGGCCGTGATGCTCGGTGGCACGCTCATGGCCATGGAGACCTCCTGCGGCGGTTTCACGGTGGCGGCGTTCCTCCCCCGCGCCGGCACCGACGCTTCCGAAGGACTCCCCCACGGCAACGGCAACGGCAACGGCAGTGGCAACGCCAACGGCACTCGTACCGGCAGACCCCCAGGTCCCAAGAACCGCACTGGAGACACCTCATGA
- a CDS encoding response regulator: MTSGTIRVLIADDQQMVRQGFTVLLNTRPDIEVVGQAVDGLDAIAKVAELAPDVVLMDIRMPELGGIEATRRITGETPQIRVLVLTTFDLDEYVYDALRAGASGFLLKDASADQLAEAIRIVAAGDALLAPGITRRLIAEFSRLGSAPRAPLKQRVGELTERETEVLALIAQGLSNAEIAERLFVAEQTVKTHVGRILVKLGLRDRTQAAVFAYECGLVRPTGY; the protein is encoded by the coding sequence ATGACGAGCGGCACCATCCGCGTACTCATCGCCGACGATCAGCAGATGGTCCGGCAGGGCTTCACGGTGCTGCTCAACACCCGGCCCGACATCGAGGTGGTCGGTCAGGCGGTCGACGGCCTGGACGCCATCGCGAAGGTCGCCGAACTCGCCCCGGACGTCGTCCTGATGGACATCCGCATGCCCGAGCTGGGCGGCATCGAGGCCACCCGCCGCATCACCGGCGAGACTCCGCAGATCAGAGTCCTGGTGCTGACCACCTTCGACCTCGACGAGTACGTGTACGACGCGCTGCGGGCGGGCGCCTCCGGGTTCCTGCTCAAGGACGCGTCGGCCGATCAGCTGGCGGAGGCGATCAGGATCGTGGCCGCCGGTGACGCGCTGCTCGCGCCGGGGATCACCCGTCGTCTCATCGCCGAGTTCTCCCGGCTGGGCTCCGCGCCCCGGGCCCCGCTCAAGCAGCGCGTCGGCGAGCTGACCGAGCGCGAGACGGAGGTCCTCGCCCTCATCGCGCAGGGCCTGTCGAACGCGGAGATCGCCGAGCGGCTCTTCGTCGCCGAGCAGACCGTGAAGACCCATGTGGGCCGCATCCTGGTGAAGCTGGGGCTGCGGGACCGTACGCAGGCGGCGGTGTTCGCGTACGAGTGCGGGCTGGTGCGCCCCACCGGCTACTGA
- a CDS encoding sensor histidine kinase: protein MTETTQTQITQPRGRRARSPEFQLAMDVSRGLWQDLFHDAFAVRPLPRMRTDGPVTRSLPPSIREKVTLLPHALVVLAGLMTLLISLAANGGGDLVQFLTGLMGMGAVLLTLLRPVVAFWSSLVVAPVTAQYMSWWDSDWPWAPGAFATQLVVLTVVAMRTRPRTAAWMWTLTATYGFVMQGFFRSGHYHMNTMSFLFVSALALLVVTVWHVRREAVQKVTAQQTVTAHERSKRTLLEERTTIARELHDVVAHHMSVVAIQAEAAPYRVENPPPELEYAFKVIRENAVIALSELRRVLGVVRAEDYEAPDAPQPKLADLDRLLENVRDAGLRVDSTVTGAVRELPQGVELSAYRIVQEALSNSLRHAPGASAKVEVSYVLGGLGLRMVNGPATGLVKPSPGAGHGITGMRERVSMLDGEMTAEATDDGGYEVAVFLPVSSAASTEDTA, encoded by the coding sequence ATGACCGAGACGACCCAGACGCAGATCACACAGCCACGCGGCCGCCGGGCGCGCAGTCCCGAGTTCCAGCTCGCGATGGACGTGTCGCGGGGACTGTGGCAGGACCTGTTCCACGACGCCTTCGCCGTCCGTCCGCTTCCGAGGATGCGGACGGACGGCCCGGTCACCCGGAGCCTGCCACCGAGCATCAGGGAGAAGGTCACCCTGCTCCCGCACGCCCTGGTGGTGCTGGCGGGTCTGATGACGCTGCTCATCTCCCTCGCGGCCAACGGCGGCGGCGATCTCGTGCAGTTCCTGACCGGCCTCATGGGGATGGGCGCGGTCCTGCTGACCCTGCTCAGGCCGGTCGTCGCCTTCTGGTCCTCCCTGGTGGTGGCACCGGTCACGGCCCAGTACATGAGCTGGTGGGACAGCGACTGGCCCTGGGCACCCGGCGCCTTCGCGACCCAGCTGGTCGTTCTCACGGTCGTGGCGATGCGGACCAGGCCCCGTACGGCGGCCTGGATGTGGACGCTGACCGCGACCTACGGCTTCGTCATGCAGGGCTTCTTCCGCAGCGGCCACTACCACATGAACACGATGTCCTTCCTGTTCGTGAGCGCGTTGGCCCTGCTGGTCGTCACGGTGTGGCACGTGCGCCGCGAGGCCGTGCAGAAGGTGACCGCCCAGCAGACGGTGACCGCGCACGAGCGCTCCAAGCGCACCCTGCTCGAAGAGCGCACGACGATCGCCCGCGAGCTGCACGACGTGGTCGCCCACCACATGTCGGTGGTCGCCATCCAGGCGGAGGCCGCGCCCTACCGCGTGGAGAACCCCCCGCCGGAGCTGGAGTACGCCTTCAAGGTGATCAGGGAGAACGCGGTCATAGCGCTCTCCGAGCTGCGCCGGGTCCTGGGCGTCGTCCGGGCCGAGGACTATGAGGCCCCGGACGCCCCGCAACCCAAGCTCGCGGACCTCGACCGCCTCCTGGAGAACGTGCGCGACGCCGGCCTGAGAGTGGACAGCACGGTCACCGGTGCGGTGCGGGAGCTTCCGCAGGGCGTCGAGCTGTCCGCCTACCGAATAGTCCAGGAGGCGCTGAGCAACAGCCTGCGGCACGCGCCGGGCGCGTCGGCCAAGGTGGAGGTCAGCTATGTGCTCGGCGGGCTCGGGCTGCGGATGGTGAACGGTCCGGCGACCGGACTGGTCAAGCCGTCACCGGGCGCCGGGCACGGCATCACGGGTATGCGGGAGAGGGTGTCGATGCTGGACGGGGAGATGACGGCGGAGGCGACGGACGACGGGGGCTACGAGGTGGCGGTCTTCCTGCCGGTCTCGTCGGCGGCGTCGACGGAGGACACGGCATGA
- a CDS encoding response regulator produces MTIRVLVADDQMMVREGFSVLLGAMPDIEVVGEAVNGREAVDRVRELAPDVVLMDIRMPEMNGIEATREIVAADGAAKVLVLTTFDLDEYVYQALRAGASGFLLKDASARQLADGVRVVAAGEALLAPSVTKRLITEFSKLSEEPRYSAATHAAHGDLTDRETEVLVLIAQGLSNAEIAGRLVVAESTIKTHVSRILVKLGLRDRTQAAVFAYEARLVTPG; encoded by the coding sequence ATGACCATTCGGGTACTGGTCGCCGACGACCAGATGATGGTCCGCGAAGGGTTCTCGGTGCTGCTCGGCGCGATGCCGGACATCGAGGTCGTGGGCGAGGCGGTCAACGGCAGGGAAGCGGTCGACCGGGTCAGGGAGCTCGCCCCGGACGTCGTCCTGATGGACATCCGGATGCCCGAGATGAACGGCATCGAGGCGACGCGCGAGATCGTGGCGGCGGACGGCGCGGCGAAGGTGCTGGTGCTGACGACGTTCGACCTCGACGAGTACGTGTACCAGGCGCTGCGTGCCGGGGCGTCGGGCTTCCTCCTGAAGGACGCCTCGGCCCGGCAGCTCGCGGACGGGGTACGGGTGGTGGCGGCCGGCGAGGCACTGCTGGCGCCCTCGGTGACGAAGCGGCTGATCACGGAGTTCTCGAAGCTGTCCGAGGAGCCCCGCTACTCGGCGGCCACGCACGCGGCACACGGCGACCTGACCGACCGCGAGACCGAGGTGCTGGTCCTCATCGCCCAGGGCCTGTCCAACGCGGAGATAGCGGGCCGCCTGGTCGTGGCCGAATCCACCATCAAGACCCACGTGAGCCGCATCCTGGTGAAACTGGGCCTGAGAGACCGAACCCAAGCAGCGGTCTTCGCCTACGAGGCCCGCCTGGTAACCCCGGGCTGA
- a CDS encoding cytochrome P450, translating into MAAINPPKSFDPWDQTFLADPYPAYADLRAHGRVHYYEPTNQWLVPHHADVSTLLRDRRLGRTYQHRFTHEDFGRTPPPPEHEPFHVLNDHGMLDLEPPDHTRIRRLVSKAFTPRTVERLRPYVDRLASDLVGELVAAGGGDLLTVVAEPLPVAVIAEMLGIPESERAQLRPWSADICGMYELSPSKETARKAVRASVEFTEFLRELIAVRRKEPGDDLISGLIAAYDEGDRLSEQEMISTCVLLLNAGHEATVNATVNGWWALFRHPEQLAALRADRGLVGTAVEELMRYDTPLQLFERWVLDEIEIDGTVIPRGSEVALLFGAANHDPAVFAEPETLDLSRAENPHISFSAGIHYCIGAPLARIELAASMGALLEQAPSLQLAAEPARKPNFVIRGLEGLLVEV; encoded by the coding sequence ATGGCAGCAATCAACCCCCCGAAGTCCTTCGACCCCTGGGACCAGACCTTCCTGGCGGACCCGTACCCCGCGTACGCGGACCTCCGCGCCCACGGCAGGGTCCACTACTACGAGCCCACCAACCAGTGGCTGGTACCCCACCACGCGGACGTGTCGACGCTGCTGAGGGACCGCAGGCTGGGCCGCACCTACCAGCACCGCTTCACGCACGAGGACTTCGGACGGACGCCGCCCCCGCCCGAGCACGAGCCGTTCCACGTGCTGAACGACCACGGCATGCTCGACCTGGAACCGCCGGACCACACGAGGATCAGGCGGCTGGTGTCGAAGGCGTTCACCCCGCGCACGGTCGAGCGGCTGCGGCCGTATGTGGACCGGCTGGCGTCCGACCTGGTGGGCGAGCTGGTCGCCGCGGGCGGCGGAGACCTGCTGACGGTCGTCGCCGAGCCCCTCCCGGTGGCGGTGATCGCGGAGATGCTGGGCATCCCGGAGTCCGAGCGGGCGCAGCTGCGGCCCTGGTCGGCGGACATCTGCGGGATGTACGAGCTGAGTCCGTCGAAGGAGACGGCCCGGAAGGCGGTACGGGCCTCGGTCGAGTTCACGGAGTTCCTGCGGGAGCTGATCGCGGTACGGCGCAAGGAGCCCGGGGACGACCTGATCTCGGGGCTGATCGCGGCGTACGACGAGGGGGACCGGCTCAGTGAGCAGGAGATGATCTCGACGTGCGTCCTCCTGCTGAACGCGGGCCACGAGGCGACGGTGAACGCCACGGTGAACGGCTGGTGGGCACTGTTCCGGCACCCGGAGCAGCTGGCGGCGCTGCGCGCGGACCGGGGGCTGGTGGGTACGGCGGTGGAGGAGCTGATGCGGTACGACACCCCGCTGCAGCTGTTCGAGCGGTGGGTGCTGGACGAGATCGAGATCGACGGGACGGTGATTCCGCGGGGGAGCGAGGTGGCGTTGCTCTTCGGAGCGGCCAACCACGACCCGGCGGTGTTCGCCGAGCCGGAAACGCTCGATCTGTCCCGAGCGGAGAACCCGCACATCTCCTTCAGCGCGGGTATCCACTACTGCATCGGGGCGCCGCTCGCCCGGATCGAACTCGCGGCGTCCATGGGGGCGTTGCTGGAGCAGGCTCCTTCGCTGCAGCTCGCGGCCGAGCCTGCGCGGAAGCCGAACTTCGTCATCCGGGGGTTGGAGGGGCTGCTCGTGGAGGTCTGA
- a CDS encoding ABC transporter permease: MTAVTPTAGPTVVRGGGSRPLAGTCPLLRLALRRDRVVIPLWVGVVALMVVSMPGSLKSVYSTAAERADLAHQMLTNSSLRAMYGPVFGDSLGALAAWRIGAYAGVFAGIMSLIVVVRHTRDEEESGRQEMVSAGMVGRRAPLTAALLAALVANAALALLITAGLAGQGPSGALALGLATAGVGMVFATAAAVVAQLTESARLAKGLTGGLLGAAFALRAAGDSSVSDGSSVLTWLSPVGWLENLRPFAHERWWVLLLFAAAVTLQAATAYELAGRRDVGMSFLPTRPGPAAGRLGTAGALAWRLQRGSVLGWSLGFLAAGAAFGGVTKGATDLVGDNERTRQIIERMGGQSGITDAFLATMVGMLGMVAALYVVQSVLRLHGEETSQRAEPVLAGAVGRLRWAGGHLLIAFGGAVLIMLLGGLGLTAGYGQSPGPVLGACLVQLPAIWTIGALAVLLYGVSPQVAPAAWAVAGTALLLGWIGPALDLPAPVLDLSPFGHLPKLPGGEMTWTPVLTLTAIAAALLATGLAAFRRRDLTTG, from the coding sequence ATGACCGCCGTGACCCCGACCGCCGGGCCCACCGTCGTACGGGGCGGGGGTTCGCGCCCACTGGCGGGCACCTGTCCCCTGCTGCGGCTCGCACTGCGCCGGGACCGCGTGGTGATCCCCCTCTGGGTGGGCGTCGTCGCCCTGATGGTGGTCTCCATGCCGGGCTCCCTGAAGAGCGTGTACTCCACGGCCGCCGAACGCGCCGACCTCGCCCACCAGATGCTCACCAACAGCTCCCTGCGCGCCATGTACGGGCCGGTGTTCGGCGACTCGCTCGGCGCTCTCGCGGCCTGGCGCATCGGCGCGTACGCGGGGGTGTTCGCCGGGATCATGAGCCTGATCGTCGTCGTACGGCACACCCGGGACGAGGAGGAGAGCGGCCGGCAGGAGATGGTCTCGGCGGGCATGGTGGGCCGCCGCGCCCCGCTGACCGCCGCGCTCCTGGCCGCCCTCGTCGCGAACGCGGCCCTCGCCCTGCTCATCACCGCCGGCCTCGCCGGGCAGGGCCCGTCGGGCGCCCTGGCGCTGGGGCTCGCCACGGCCGGGGTCGGCATGGTCTTCGCGACGGCGGCGGCGGTCGTCGCCCAGCTCACGGAGAGCGCACGGCTCGCGAAGGGGCTGACGGGAGGCCTGCTGGGCGCGGCGTTCGCCCTGCGGGCCGCCGGTGACTCCTCGGTGAGCGACGGCTCGTCCGTGCTGACCTGGCTGTCCCCCGTCGGCTGGCTGGAGAACCTGCGTCCCTTCGCGCACGAACGCTGGTGGGTCCTGCTGCTCTTCGCCGCCGCCGTCACGCTCCAGGCCGCGACCGCCTACGAACTGGCCGGGCGCCGCGACGTCGGCATGAGCTTCCTGCCGACCCGGCCCGGCCCCGCCGCCGGCCGCCTCGGCACGGCGGGCGCACTCGCCTGGCGACTCCAGCGCGGCAGCGTACTGGGCTGGAGTCTCGGCTTCCTCGCCGCCGGAGCCGCCTTCGGCGGGGTGACGAAGGGGGCGACGGACCTGGTCGGCGACAACGAGCGGACCCGCCAGATCATCGAGCGCATGGGCGGGCAGTCCGGCATCACCGACGCGTTCCTCGCCACGATGGTCGGCATGCTCGGCATGGTCGCCGCGCTGTACGTCGTCCAGTCCGTACTGCGGCTGCACGGCGAGGAGACCTCCCAGCGCGCCGAACCGGTCCTCGCGGGCGCGGTGGGCCGCCTGCGCTGGGCCGGCGGCCACCTGCTGATCGCCTTCGGCGGAGCGGTGCTCATCATGCTCCTGGGCGGCCTCGGCCTGACCGCCGGCTACGGGCAGTCGCCGGGCCCCGTCCTGGGCGCCTGCCTGGTCCAACTCCCCGCCATCTGGACCATCGGCGCCCTCGCGGTCCTCCTGTACGGGGTGTCTCCGCAGGTGGCTCCGGCCGCGTGGGCGGTGGCCGGCACCGCGCTGCTCCTGGGCTGGATCGGCCCCGCCCTGGACCTCCCCGCCCCGGTCCTGGACCTCTCGCCCTTCGGCCACCTGCCGAAACTCCCCGGCGGCGAGATGACCTGGACACCGGTGCTGACCCTCACGGCGATCGCCGCGGCCCTGCTGGCGACCGGCCTGGCGGCCTTCAGACGCCGCGACCTGACGACGGGCTGA
- a CDS encoding ABC transporter ATP-binding protein gives MTKAITVSGLHKSFGGTHALDGLDLDVETGEVHGFLGPNGAGKSTTIRVLLGLLRADSGTARLLGRDPWADAVELHRRIAYVPGDVTLWRNLSGGEVIDLYGRLRGGLDQVRRAELIQRFELDPTKKGRTYSKGNRQKVALVAAFASDVDLLILDEPTSGLDPLMEEVFQRCVEEERDRGRTILLSSHILSEVEELCDRVSIIRKGVTVETGSLADLRHLTRTVVTAELAGPPDGLAALPGVHHLDIQGARVRLQVDSDKLNAVLRSLTRSGVRSLTSTPPTLEELFLRHYQEDVQAQAQTRTKAASR, from the coding sequence ATGACGAAGGCAATCACCGTCTCCGGACTGCACAAGTCGTTCGGCGGCACGCACGCCCTGGACGGTCTCGACCTCGACGTCGAGACCGGCGAGGTGCACGGCTTCCTCGGCCCCAACGGCGCGGGCAAGTCCACCACCATCCGCGTCCTGCTGGGCCTGCTGCGCGCCGACTCGGGCACCGCGCGCCTGCTGGGCCGCGACCCGTGGGCCGACGCGGTGGAACTGCACCGCCGGATCGCGTACGTCCCCGGTGACGTGACCCTCTGGCGGAACCTGTCCGGCGGCGAGGTCATCGACCTGTACGGGCGGCTGCGCGGCGGCCTGGACCAGGTCCGCCGCGCCGAGCTGATCCAGCGCTTCGAACTGGACCCCACGAAGAAGGGCCGCACCTACTCCAAGGGCAACCGGCAGAAGGTCGCCCTCGTCGCCGCCTTCGCCTCGGACGTCGACCTGCTGATCCTCGACGAGCCCACGTCGGGCCTGGACCCGCTGATGGAGGAAGTCTTCCAGCGGTGCGTCGAGGAGGAACGCGACCGGGGCCGCACCATCCTGCTGTCCTCCCACATCCTCAGCGAGGTCGAGGAGCTGTGCGACCGGGTCAGCATCATCCGCAAGGGCGTCACGGTCGAGACCGGTTCGCTCGCCGATCTGCGACACCTCACCCGCACCGTCGTCACCGCCGAACTCGCCGGTCCCCCCGACGGACTGGCCGCCCTGCCCGGCGTCCACCATCTCGACATCCAGGGCGCCCGGGTCAGGCTCCAGGTGGACAGCGACAAACTGAACGCCGTACTGCGCTCACTCACCCGGTCCGGCGTACGGTCCCTGACCTCCACACCGCCCACCCTGGAGGAACTCTTCCTGCGCCACTACCAGGAGGACGTGCAGGCGCAGGCGCAGACTCGGACGAAGGCGGCGTCCCGATGA
- a CDS encoding GbsR/MarR family transcriptional regulator: MAEPGAARDDEAVSKFVERFAAQLVEAGMQRMPARVFAALLSSDSGTLTSAELGEQLRISPAAVSGAVRYLAQQHMVSREREPGSRRERYRVHSNQWYEALTNREAVLKGWERALREGVDSLGGGSPAGRRLAETLAFFEFVDGEVAAMMDRWRVHRERHFGDG, from the coding sequence ATGGCGGAACCGGGCGCGGCACGGGACGACGAGGCGGTCTCGAAGTTCGTCGAGAGGTTCGCCGCCCAGCTCGTCGAGGCCGGGATGCAGCGGATGCCGGCCCGGGTGTTCGCCGCGCTGCTCTCCTCCGACTCCGGGACGTTGACCTCCGCCGAGCTGGGCGAACAACTGCGGATCAGTCCGGCCGCCGTGTCCGGGGCGGTGCGCTATCTCGCGCAGCAGCACATGGTCTCGCGCGAGCGTGAGCCCGGGTCGCGGCGCGAGCGGTACCGGGTGCACAGCAACCAGTGGTACGAGGCGCTCACCAATCGTGAGGCGGTTCTCAAAGGGTGGGAGCGGGCTCTGCGGGAGGGTGTGGACAGTCTTGGCGGGGGGAGTCCGGCGGGGCGGCGGTTGGCTGAGACGCTTGCGTTCTTCGAGTTCGTGGATGGGGAGGTGGCGGCGATGATGGATCGGTGGCGGGTCCATCGGGAACGCCACTTCGGTGACGGCTGA
- a CDS encoding diacylglycerol kinase family protein — protein MTEVATSDQLLVVIDPVARHGDGEAVRIAKDVLSAGATAKVCLPDGPEEFDRALARRGSRRPVVIGDDRALLRAVSLLHRRRELAGCALSLVPVGVGAGALTLSRALGVPMGAVAAARAVLDGSERRLDLLVDDSDGVVLGALRIPPLGGGEGSSEEEAPHHRAHWLRTCQSLVRTLAARPARPPASASPGPARLRVEVDGRTLIDLDQPVDAVSITPGGAGGGARIEIRPVSVGAEAAPLEAVARTITVSGADFRYRADAVVAGPVRTRTWTVREGAWGLTLPG, from the coding sequence ATGACCGAGGTGGCGACTTCCGACCAGCTCCTGGTGGTCATCGACCCGGTCGCCCGTCACGGTGACGGTGAGGCGGTACGGATCGCAAAAGACGTGCTCAGCGCGGGTGCGACGGCAAAAGTGTGCCTCCCCGACGGGCCCGAGGAATTCGATCGGGCCCTGGCCCGGAGAGGGTCGCGGCGGCCCGTCGTGATCGGGGACGACCGGGCGCTGCTGCGTGCCGTGTCCCTTTTGCACCGGCGGCGCGAGCTGGCCGGATGTGCACTGTCGCTGGTGCCGGTGGGCGTCGGCGCCGGAGCGCTGACGCTCTCGCGGGCCCTCGGCGTGCCCATGGGTGCCGTGGCGGCGGCGCGGGCCGTGCTCGACGGGTCCGAACGACGGCTCGATCTTCTGGTGGACGACAGTGACGGGGTGGTGCTGGGGGCTCTGCGGATTCCGCCGCTGGGCGGGGGCGAGGGCTCCTCGGAGGAGGAGGCTCCGCATCACCGGGCCCACTGGCTGCGGACCTGCCAGTCCCTCGTCCGCACGCTCGCCGCCCGGCCCGCCCGGCCGCCGGCGTCCGCCTCCCCCGGGCCCGCCCGGCTGCGCGTCGAGGTCGACGGGCGGACCCTCATCGACCTGGACCAGCCCGTGGACGCCGTGTCGATCACTCCGGGCGGTGCGGGGGGTGGTGCGCGGATCGAGATCCGGCCCGTCTCCGTCGGCGCGGAGGCCGCGCCGCTGGAGGCCGTGGCGCGGACGATCACCGTGTCGGGGGCGGATTTCCGGTATCGGGCGGATGCGGTGGTGGCGGGCCCGGTCCGCACCCGGACGTGGACCGTCCGGGAGGGGGCTTGGGGGTTGACGTTGCCGGGGTGA